The Anolis sagrei isolate rAnoSag1 chromosome 6, rAnoSag1.mat, whole genome shotgun sequence genome includes the window gggttccgtcctgggcccggtcctgttcaacatctttattaatgacttagatgaagggctagaaggcatgatcatcaagtttgcagacgacaccaaattgggagggatagccaatagtccagaggacaggagcagaattcaaaacgatcttgacagattagagagatgggccaaaattaacaaaatgaagttcagtggggacaaatgcaagatacgccactttggcaggaaaaacaaaatgcaaagatacagaatgggggacaatgcctggctcgagagcggtacatgtgaaaaagatcttggagtcctcgtggacaacaagttaaacatgagccaacaatgtgatgtggcagcaaaaaaagccaatgggattttggcctgcatcaataggagcctagtggctagatctagggaagtaatgcaacccctctattctgctctggttagaccacacctggaatattgtgttcaattctgggcaccacaattcaagagagacattgacaagctggaatgtgtccagaggagggcgactaaaatgatcaagggtctggagaacaagtcctatgaggcgcggcttaaggagctgggcatgtttagcctgaagaagagaaggctgagaggagatatgatacccatgtataagtatgtgagaggaagccacagggaggagggagcaagcttgttttctgcttccttggagactaggacaaggaagaatggcttcaaactacaagaaaggagattccatctgaacacgaggaagaacttcctgactgtgagagctgttcaacagtggaactctctggtgaaggctccttctttggaagcttttaaacagaggctggatggccatctgtcaggggtgatttggatggcccatgaggtctcttccaactctttgattctatgattctatgattctaggggctgCAGGCCACACGACTGACTCAGTGACAGTTTAGAATGTTCAGTTTTAAACAGGATGCCATTTCGGGAATGCCTGTTGTGGAATGACTGCTAGAGAAGTGTGTTGTGCTTTGAATGAGTTTGAGTACAGAAGTCTTGTCAGAGTGCAGGAGCTCATGTTAGGAAGTTAGAAACTGTTGAGTCTTGTGTTTtatttgaaaagtaaactctTCTTAAAGAGAGCTGTATGAAGCAACATAGTTTATGAAGAAACTGTTAAAGATTATACGTTCAAGATACAAACTCTCTGAGTTTCAGAGAGTTTTCATTTCTGAAAGAAACGTGCCTGTATCTTTAAATACATGAAGATATCAGTCAACAAATCTTATCTTTAAAAGAAGTCTGCTTGCACCTTTGTCTGATGAAAgcatcaaacagaaacaaaatatctaCATGCCCAGCAATTATCAATGACCAAATAAACTCTGCTACTAGgggggacgtggttttaaaacGGGGAATTTTCAGAGATCTTCCCAATGCCCATATATCATGAGTTCCTGCcgtattggcctatttctgcagtaggcctatgttcacagaaaatgttgattgtttgagaaatcagtgtccatccttgccctccccaTTGGAAAGGGGCCTTTTTCTTTTTGGGatatattttggtttctttgcccctacaGCGACAAAAACTCAGAGGAGATTTGTCATCTCATTGAACAAATTTGTTGTGTGGCTCACATGTAAGGCACCAATAAGCACTGTtatctaagagtgcatctacactgtcgagttaatgcagtttgacatcactttcactgtgccctgactcaatgctatggaatcctgggattcatagtgtgatgaggcaccagcactctttggcagagaagtctaaaggccTTATAATAAttccagctcccatgattccatagcattgagacatggttgttaaagtagtatcaaactcctgtaattctgtagtgtagatgcaccctgagacatCTTTGCAGACTGCAATTTCTGTTGTCTGCATTCtgaattttattttgctgtattgtacctttgggcttggcctcatgttagctgccccgagtcccctttggggagatggtggcggggtataaataaagattattattattattattattattattattattattattattattattattagctgccccctgccacacgttgctgtgacccagtctggtgatctggaaaataaagtattgagaaagtgttggtttctaatatatgtgatttctttctgcttgtgagtaaacagtattttttgttgtttctttgtcagtgttgatgtggagattgtttagttggcctactctggaacgtgcaacatataattgtccttctttaggggtcccttgcaAATctatgatatctatctatctctgtgtgtgtgaatatcatatctatggctggatggctctttgtcaggaggtctttgattacgttttcttgccccggtgaagggagttggactggatggccttaagtattttctgttggtcatgggggttccgtgtgggaagtttgccccaattctgtcattggtggggttcagtatgctctttgattgcaggtgaactataaatcctagtaactataactcccaaatgtaaagtgctatttaccccaaactccatctgtgttcatatttgggcacatggaatattcatgccaagtttggtcaggatccatcattgtttgagtccacagagttctctggatggaggtgaactgcagctctcaaactcaaggtcaatgcccaccaaactcttctagtgttttcttttggtcatgggagtactgtgtgccacatttggttcaattccatcattggtggggttcagaatgctctttgattggaggttaactttaaatcccagcaactacaacgcccaaatgataaaatcattttttttagtgatggtcactccttggattagtaggtgttttgtggttaaatttggtgtcaatttgcccaatgctttttgagttatgttgatctcacaaacgaacattacatttctatttatatagattattattattaataatgctgTAACCCACATTCTCTCACCAGATGCTTGAGGAAATTATGACAAGGAAAAGAGTCCACCTCAAAATAAGGTTATAGTTTCTAAATATCAAAGGGATTTGTGAGGGACATCAACAAATGTACACAAATGGGGAACGAGAAATTTATTGGACCTCGTGTGACTTTCAGTTTAGTCCCTGTCTTATAACAATTTAGTCCCTGTCTCATAAGAACAAGTGGAATGTTAGAATGCACATTAAAAATGGTATTTTCTCCCACCCCACCCTTCGCCCTGTTAAAAAACCCAGCATGAAAGTAGTTGTTGCATGTTGCTCATTGCAACTTTTTGTGACAAGTCCACTTGATCTTTTCCTAGTAAAGTCCATGTCATGAAGACTTCCTATGGCTTTGTCTCTTGGTATTACATTGCATCGGAAGGTGAACATCATCTGTCACTGAGCAGTGTAATAACTCTCTTTTATTCTTTGTGGTCTCATTTCCCTTCAAGATCCTCGATAAGGTAGGGGTTTGTGGCCTTCAGTGCCTCATACAGCTTATCCTTGCAGGAGCGGTTCCAGCTTGGCATGATCCTGTAAAGCTCTCTCATTTTCTTTGGGTTAGTTTCCTTCGCGCAGATGTTTTGGTATTGCTCGTCGGTTAGGACTGTACCATACAAACGATCCAGCACTTGCTCAACGGAGGCAGCCCTCTGGATGAGCTCTTCCCTGTAGTGGTCGATAAAATGATCCCCTGCCAAGAAAGAGCGAGAGTTTAGAGATTCACACTGCACTCTTAAGATAGCTTTCTCACTCATTTTCTCTTCCACCCCATTCCTTGAAAAGCATGGTTTCATGAAGAAtggcaggagcccccggtagcacaatggattaaacacttgtgccgataggactgctgaccgaaaggtcggtggtttgaatcgggggagcggggtgagctccctctgtcagctccagcttctcatgtggggacatgagagaagcctcccacagaatggtaaaacattgggcatcccctgggctacgtccttgcagacggccaattctttcacaccagaagtgacttgtagtttcgcaagtgactcctgacacacacacacacacaaaatgaagaGTGGCAAGGGATTTCTAGCATATCGCTCTTACCACTTCTCCAGGTTCATTTTTGGGAGGAATTATGAGAGACAAAGCAgaataatgtttttatattaaagGATTTGTTGGAGCAAGAGGATTTCAGGTATCGGAAACTGTGGAGGGGAAGGACAGCAGTGGGAATGTTGTTGGTGACATATTaatctggaagggaccccaaggaccatttagtccaaccctctgccatgccaGGTTGCACAACTGCAGCATGCCTGAAAGATACCCATTCAACCTCCATTTAAAGTCCTCCAAAGGAGAGTCCATCTCCCATGACAAGTGTAACCTGCAGTTATGCCAGTATATATTAATGTAATGACTCTGTGGAAGGAGAACTatattttcagaggaaggaagaggccaaatcacttttgagtattccttgcctaagaaaaccctatgaaattcacgtGGTTGTCAGAAgtcatttattaatgacttagatgaaggattagaaggcatgatcatcaagtttgcagatgacatcaattgggagggatagctaatattccagaagacaggagcagaattcaaaacgatcttaacagattagagaaaaaactaacaaaaatgatgttcaacagggacaaatgcaagactccacttagtaaaaaaaaatgaaatgcaaagatacagaaggtgggatgatgcctggcttgatgtGAAAAACaatttggagtcctcgtggacatcaagttaaacatgagccaataatgtcatgtggcggtaaaaaaaaagccaataggattttggcctgcctaaataggagtctagtgtctagatccaggtaaGTCatactactcctctattctgccttggtcagaccacaatcatgctgtgtccaattctgggcactgactctaagctggaatgtgtccagaggagggcgactaaaatgatcaaggatctaaagaataagccctatgaggagtggttgaaagagctgagcatgtttagcctgtaaaAGAGAAGGCCGAtaggagacataatggccatgtataaatatgtgagaggaagtcatagggaggagggagcaggcttgttttctgctgccctggagaccaggacatggaacaatggcttcaaactacaggaaaggagattccacctgaacataaggaagaccTTAGTggctgtgagagctattcagcagtggaactctctgccctggagtgtggtgggggctccttctttggaggcttttaaacagaggctggatggccatctgtcaggtatgctttgaatgtgattttcctgcttcttggcaggaggttggactggatggtccatgtagtctcttccaactcaatgattctattaagTCAATacatgacttggaggcacatTATACGGAGGTACATTATACGTCCTTGCACAACATCCATGCACACACATAGAAGGGGAGAACACATGTAGACCCCTTAGTTATTTAGTGGATGGAGGGGGGTGACAGGATGCCAAGCAACACGTAGTTGCACTTCTGctgtgaaatgaaaggaaaacccGTGTTGCAGAGCTCCATTGAGTTTGCAAGGTCAGAGAGCAACAGAATTGAGATACCGATATCTGAGCAGATGGGAAGGGACTTACCATTTCTTCCTGAGGTGGAACTGACAGATTGTACAGGGGCCTGAGGATGACTGCGACCACCTAGAATTTTAATCCAAAAAATATAGTCTGTATACATTGAAACAAGAAAAGATTGCAATATCAAggaataaaacaaatatatcaaATTTCTACCCAAAGCATAGAAGGCTCCCTTCTGTAGAAGAGGAACACACAATGTCAAATCTGAAAGCCAGAGAAGCtgagaaggaaggcaaagacagcAGAAAATAAAAGTAAGGATTCACAGAAAGGAGAGGGTTTCCTATTAATCTCATTCCTGACTACAGATTTGTAGAATTGTGTAGACGTGGGAGCCTTGCAGAGGCTACTTGGACAATTAATTTTTGTCACATCTgtaacccccagtggcgcagtgggttaaacccctgtgccggcaggactgaagactgacaggtcacaggttctaatccggggagcggcggatgagctccctctaccagctccagctcctcatgcggggacatgagagaagcctctcacaagaatgataaaacatcaaatcatccgggcatcccctgggcaacgtccttgcagacggctagttctctcacaccagaagcgacttgcagtttctcaagtctctcctgacacgacaaaaaaataaataaatctgtaactCCTTTCATTCTGCTAGTTCTTATTGAATGTATGTTGAGTGTATATATGGTATCGCATCTTATTGTCCTGCAGTGTTTATAAGCAGACTCAGCTACATATTATTAACCCACCACTGAGAAACTTGCCCAATTCTATGTAAAGTTTTTAGTAGAATTTTAGTAAAGTTTTTTTTAGTAAagactttatatatatatttgtgtgtgtgtgtgtgtgtgtgtgtatttagtaAAGTTTTTAGTAAAGactttctatatatattttagatttcaatcttaatgtcaaaaataagtagtatgattttacatggGATTTCatggaattatagagttggaagagacctcatgggccatccagtccaaccccctgccaaaaagcaggaatattgtattcaaagcacccctgacagatggccatccagcctctgcttaaaagctacatttgtgctacattagaacagtaaagacaaatgttACTTAAgtgaaataaacattaaatattaaataaccagaaa containing:
- the LOC137097342 gene encoding apoptosis-associated speck-like protein containing a CARD; protein product: MSKSAHDRLLDTLDDLGEADLKRFKRKLNEFPVKKGYENIPKGRLEKADTLDLAELLLSFYAEEYAERVAIGVLEEINCKRQAEKLASLAGTSGRSHPQAPVQSVSSTSGRNGDHFIDHYREELIQRAASVEQVLDRLYGTVLTDEQYQNICAKETNPKKMRELYRIMPSWNRSCKDKLYEALKATNPYLIEDLEGK